tttgAGTAGgtccaaaaaaagggaaaggagaaacagtccaggaagaaatttggactgtttatctaaactaactaatgagcagaagcaagggtgagagcaaaagcaaaaagcaaaagcaaaaagcaaaagcagcaccatgcactgccctgtctgtgtgtcccaccagccatgggggagcagctgagagcaaaaccaaaacaaaactttcactcttcagagccagtcttgaaggcacagaacataacatccagcataaacagagcACAGGAATGGGGATACAGCATCagaacgtcaccctaggacagggATGCTGTCACCCTTTGGGCTGCTCTGTCACCTTTTGGGATGCTGTCACCCTTTGGGATGCTGTCACCCCTTAAGATGCTGTCACAGGATCACAGGGATCACAATATCCCAGTTCAAATGAGAAAGTGTCCAGGCTTTAGGGTGCAGAAGACAAATTTCCCTCTCCAAAACATTCCTTTGGAAAGGGGAAGTTTGGGCTCCTTTTAGGTTCTACCTCGCTAGATTTTGTGTAGTTTCAGACTTTATAAAGTTTCTTTTGTGGGAATTTGTTGGAGAGGAGATGATGAAAAAAGGTTGGAAATGCCATTGTTAGCCCTGAATGTGTATTAAATTGGGAGAAAACATGAAAGAGCTgtagatgtaaaaaaaaaaaaggactaagAAACTGAAATGGTTCTTCCATACCATGTGCAGACCGACAAAAATCAGTTCAGGCTGTTGTGTTCTCCTTGGGAATGATGAATGATAAGGCAAAAAACCTCTTTCAGAGAAGATACCTCACATATAAGAGTCAATTTTACAATTTAAACAGgttcatttttccttcctatACTTTAAGGTTTTATATTCTTCCCAGTTTCCTCtactcttagagtggttgatcTTTAAATGATCTCTGTATGTTCTCAAGCAGAAAATGTTCTCTTTTGCCTCCTCCCAAAGGGTACACTGGCTACATCCCCTGCTCCCTGGACAACATTGGCATGACCTACCTGTTGGGTGTGAAGAAAGCCATGAAGGAATTTGACCGTCGCCTGGTAAATTATAGATTATTGAAATGAGAATGTGCATAATGCAGGTGCTGAAATTTCAGGAGTAGGATTAGAACTGGGGTACAAGTACAAGCAAAATCAAATGCTGTTAGTTAACATTGAAAAAACCACCAGCAATTAAATTCTGTAACTTGTTTCCTTGGGACATTAAAGGATGCTAAATGAGTTCATAAAAGGATTAAGGAAATATAGTGAGGGCTGGGTCAAGAGTGGCTGTTAAAAATGTTGCTCTGGGTGCAGAAATACAGGATGCAACTATCTGCACTTCCTTTATAGAATACATCTCCTCTGTCTGGTTGGCAGTGCTGGTGACTTCCTGTGATACATCATTTATTTGGTtgtaaggtttttttcctttcctaacaCAATTTATCTTCAAGGGATCTCGacctcctttctcctccttttggGAAGGATGCAGAAATATCCCTCCTGAAAAGCTGTTATCCCCTTGCTGTAAGAACTCCCATACAATGACACATAAACCTCGGGCACTGAAAACGAGATCCCTCCCGCAGCAGCTGAGAGTTTGCATTCAGAACAACacgcccctccctgcccccagcaCGGCGTGAGACCCGGGGATGCAGAGAGATCCTTGCATGCAGCGGGATCCCTGGGATGCAGTGTGATTCCTGGGATGCAGAGTGATTCCCGGGGTGCAGAGGGATCCCCAGGGTGCAGAGGGATCCCCAGGGTGCAGAGTGATTCCCGGGGTGCAGTGTGATCCCCAGGGTGCAGTGTGATCCCCATGATGCAGTGTCATTCTCTGGGATGCAGTGTGATTCCTGGGATGGAGTGTGATTCCCGGGGTGCAGAGGGATCCCCAGGGTGCAGTGTGATTCCTGGGATGGAGTGTGATTCCCGGGGTGCAGAGGGATCCCCAGGGTGCAGTGTGATTCCTATGGTGCAGTGTGATTCCCGGGGTCCAGTGGGATCTCTGGGGTGCAGAAGGATCCTCAGGATGCAGTGTGATCCCCAGGGTGCAGTGTCATTCCCAGGATGCAGTGTGATTCCTGGGGTGCAGTGTGATCTCTGGGATGCAGTGTCATTCCCAGGGTGCAGAGGGATCCCCGGGATGCAGAGGGATCTCTGGAGTGCAGTGAGATCCCTGGGATGCAGTGAGATCCCCGTGGTGCAGTGAGATTTCTGGGGTGCAGAGGGATCCCCAGGATGCAGCGGGATCCTTACATGCAGCGGGATCTCCAGGGTGTGCTGTGATTCCTGGGATGCAGTGAGATCCCCGGGATGCAGAGGGATCCCTGGGATGCAGTGAGATCCCCATGGTGCAGAGGGATCCCTGGGATGCAGTGAGATCCCCATGGTGCAGAGGGATCCCTGGGATGCAGTGTGATCCCCGTGGTGCAGAGAGATCCCCGGGATGCAGAGGGATCCCTGGGATGCAGTGTGATCCCCATGGTGCAGAGAGATCCCTGGGATGCAGTGTGATCCCCATGGTGCAGAGAGATCCCCGGGATGCAGTGTGATCCCCATGGTGCAGAGGGATCCCCGGGATGCAGTGTGATCCCCATGGTGCAGAGGGATCCCCGGGGTGCAGTGTGATCCCCGGGATGCAGTGTGATCCCCGTGGTGCAGAGGGATCCCCGGGGTGCAGAGGGATCCCCGGGGTGCAGAGGGATCCAGCAGGATCCCCGGGGTGCAGCAGCCTCTCTGGTCCAGCAGATCAGCGCATTAAgcacaggctgagccccccgGGCCACAGGGCCGTGCCTCCATCCCCGAGCGCATGGGGCTGATGTAGGAAAAGCGTCCCGGGCTGAgcgtccccagcccagggaaatCATCCGGGCAGAACCGAGCGGGGAGCGCAGGGCAGCGCCGAGCTTGGCATGAGCTGCATTTCCCAGCGCCGGCTGCCGTGACTGAAATGGAGCAAACGGAACAGAACCCGGGCATTTATCCCTGAATGTGCTGCCCCGGTGCCCTCGGACACGCCTGCCATGCCCTGGATCAGCCGGGGTgggtccgtccgtccgtccgtccgtccgtgcGGGATTCAGCGCTCCGGGCTGCGGGGCTCGGCGGACGCGCTGCAGGGAGAATCACACCACAATTCCAGCTAAGATGGCTTCTGACTTCAAGCCACTAATCTGCTGCCCTAAATCTTTGTTGTCCTCGGTTACAGATGTGCCATGGATCGCTGCTCGCTGCCGGCAGCAGCACGGCAGAAACGCCCTGGAGGAGCCgcagcctgggctccctcccagcacaaAGGGCTCGGTGTGCTGGGCTCCGTGACCCACATCCCCGCTCCACATCCcaaacacagctccagggacacctttaGGGCTTCTGTGACAcccatcctgctgcccagcCTCAGAGGGCAGGAGATGATTTGCACTCTTCCTTCAGTTAATGCTCCCTAagccttcctgctcctcctggcctgGGAATTCCAGGCCATTCCTGCTGGTGGGACTCATGGAAACACAAAGGGGGTGAAGcccaaacacagccacagcacaggaacaccagctccaggaacagcagagcaggagctttgGGACTTGGGGATGGCCCCCAAGGGAATAAATCTCTGCAGCCTGGATCAGGATGCCAAGGACAGCACCTGAGCCATGCTGTGGGCATGGGGGACGAGCTGGCAGGGACTGCTGCCAGCATCTGCCAGGAGAAAAATTTATGGAGTGGAAAAAGGGACAATGCAATGTAGCTCTTAATTAGAAAAAAGCAGGACTGGAAGGAGAATTGCTTTATGTTggcttaaatattttatataatgcAGAGTCAAAGCACATGACTTTGGTATAAATagtgtgttttaaaataaaccattCCATGTTGTTGTGgggtcttttttgttttgttttccagcttttggAGAGAAATCCACCTTACACGTTGGGCAGGAGATTCCCCCTGACACACTGGCCAGACACCAAAATTTACAACCGTGCTGGACTCATCCCCAACTACATGGGCTTTGTACCACGTAAGTTCATGAGCTGAGCGAAAACGAAAGTCACTAATGCTAATTACTGGGTTAAGTAGTGCTGCTACTGGCTGGAGTGGCATAGCAGTGAACAATCACTGAGGTGTTCCACGTGGGTTTTTTCTGGTCCGTGCTGAGGTGCTGGAACTCTGTcatgccctggctgcaggagagcccAGCATTCCCACTGCCAGGCGCTCCCAGGCTTCACATTTCCAGCCACCATCCCCTGCTGAGCTCAGTGACATCCCACCTGTCACGTGCCAGGAAAGGGGTTTGCTCTAAAAAGCTTGAAGTctgataaaaaggaaaaggtagATGGTGTGGAGGGGTTGAGAAAGCACAGGAAGTGCAGGGAAATGGTATTTGCCATCAGGACAGGTCCCTGCCTGAGCCCTGTCTTGGGCTGCCTGGAAGGAGAGGTCTGGAGGAATTTGGTGTGTAAGGGGAAAGTGTGTCCATGCACCTGAAAGCATTAATGTACCAGGCTAAAAAATCTCAACAGATCAGCAACGAATGCCTTGCTGTGTTTGCTCACAGCTCAGTAATGTGGGTGGGAAATCATGGACCTCAGCTGGGAAGAACTGGACTTGCTGCTCATCCTTGCTGCAGTGCAgagggggaaatgggagagAAGATATGAAATATGGCAGGATTGACAGCAGAGTGGGAAAACAactctccaggcagggctgtggctgatGGGGAGGCTGAGCCCAGAGAGGAGAATGTTGAGTGCAGGTCTGACACTGGGCCCTGTTCTGCAGACATTGCCACTTCCCTGCCTCTGGAGCCACCAGTCAGCACAGCCTTAACTGCTCCAACCAGTCCGGCTCTGGgtggagaaaattaattaagGCAGAAAACCCTTTTAAACAAAAGCAGTTAGAATTCAGAACACTGAACAGAATGTTTTTAGCAGGGAAGAAgcctgctccctcctgtccAGCTCCTCGGTGACAGCTTTGTCAGTTGAAGTGACACCAAACATGAATCGGTTCCATTGTAAAAACCTGCTGTTAATACAGGGTTTTCATGAGACAAACCAGGGCCAGACCCCTGTCAGGTGTTCAGCTCACCCAAAGAGCAGAGGCTGCATCAACACCTGATTATCCAAACCTCTACTGTGATTTCTGAAAtcactgcagcagggctgtgtgcacGGGACAGCTTTGGTGTCACTTGTGACAGTGCAGCCAGCACCCTTGGGCAAGgccagggctccctgctgggattgcagtgctgaggagctgcagggagcagctcagctgctgcaggaacacccagtgctgggtgcagctctgggacaccaTTTTGTGCCCAGGCAGCTCAAAGCTCCTGTGacccctgctcagctcctgccaggccaggctgcaccAGGCTACAGGCAGGTACCTAAATTTAGACACAGCCTGGAGTCAATTCCACCCTCCCTGTTAAATGTGCCCCCCTCCAGCAGTACCTGAGTGTAAGAGAACACCAGGGAACAGCTTCAGTCCCCACTCCAGACTGACACCatggcagtgacacagcagaggcacctggctgagggcagggacagaAGGGGGGTTACCATGGACAGGGCGACAGTGCTCGTGCTAAGCCaaatgttttattgtttttgtgTTGCAGACCTGCAGGACATCTGCGGGCTCACCTATGGGGACGGCACGCGGGAATCGTACCGGTGGGAACAGAGGAGACGGGGACTTGCACTGTGAAAACTGCTTTAATGGTGCCTGTACAGCATTGGGAGTGACTCGGAAACAGCAATAATAACACAACACAAACAGAACTTTTGAATGAGAGAGTTCATACaactttaaacaaaatttacaGGTGTTCAACTGCATAGCTTTactctgcctcctcctcagcctcctcctcgaactctccctcctcctcagctgTGGCATCCTGGTACTGCTGGTACTCAGACACCAGGTCGTTCATGTTGCTCTCAGCCTCTGTGAACTCCATCTCGTCCATGCCCTCGCCCGTGTACCAGTGCAGGAAAGCCTTTCTGCGGAACATCGCAGTGAACTGCTCAGAAATGCGTTTGAACAGCTCCTGGATGGCCGTGCTGTTGCCAATGAAGGTGGCAGACATTTTGAGGCCGCGAGGTGGAATGTCACAGACTGCTGTCTTAACGTTATTAGGGATCCATTCAACAAAATAGCTGCTATTTTTGTTCTGAACGTTTAGCATCTGCTCATCCACCTCTTTCATGGACATGCGGCCCCTAAAGACAGCGGCCACCGTCAGATAGCGGCCGTGACGAGGGTCACACGCCGCCATCATGTTCTTGGCATCGAACATCTGCTGGGTGAGCTCTGGCACGGTTAGAGCCCGGTACTGCTGGCTCCCACGGCTGGTGAGCGGGGCAAAACCGGGCATGAAAAAGTGCAGACGTGGGAAGGGAACCATGTTCACTGCCAGCTTCCGCAGGTCAGCGTTGAGCTGGCCCGGGAACCGCAGGCAGGTGGTGACACCGCTCATGGTGGCTGACACGAGGTGGTTCAGATCACCGTAGGTGGGGGTCGTTAACTTCAGTGTTCTGAAGCAAATGTCGTACAGCGCCTCGTTATCGATACAGTACGTCTCGTCCGTGTTCTCCACCAGCTGGTGCACCGACAGCGTGGCATTGTAGGGCTCTACTACAGTATCTGACACTTTAGGGGAGGGCACCACACTGAAAGTATTCATAATTCGGTCTGGGTACTCCTCACGGATTTTGCTGATGAGAAGGGTACCCATGCCAGAGCCTGTGCCACCACCCAGGGAGTGAGTAAGCTGAAAGCCCTGGAGACAATCACAGCTTTCTGCCTCCTTCCTTACAACATCTAACACTGAATCGACTAATTCAGCACCTTCCGTATAATGGCCCTTTGCCCAGTTGTTTCCTG
The DNA window shown above is from Molothrus aeneus isolate 106 chromosome 19, BPBGC_Maene_1.0, whole genome shotgun sequence and carries:
- the TUBB4B gene encoding tubulin beta-4B chain is translated as MREIVHLQAGQCGNQIGAKFWEVISDEHGIDPTGTYHGDSDLQLERINVYYNEATGGKYVPRAVLVDLEPGTMDSVRSGPFGQIFRPDNFVFGQSGAGNNWAKGHYTEGAELVDSVLDVVRKEAESCDCLQGFQLTHSLGGGTGSGMGTLLISKIREEYPDRIMNTFSVVPSPKVSDTVVEPYNATLSVHQLVENTDETYCIDNEALYDICFRTLKLTTPTYGDLNHLVSATMSGVTTCLRFPGQLNADLRKLAVNMVPFPRLHFFMPGFAPLTSRGSQQYRALTVPELTQQMFDAKNMMAACDPRHGRYLTVAAVFRGRMSMKEVDEQMLNVQNKNSSYFVEWIPNNVKTAVCDIPPRGLKMSATFIGNSTAIQELFKRISEQFTAMFRRKAFLHWYTGEGMDEMEFTEAESNMNDLVSEYQQYQDATAEEEGEFEEEAEEEAE